From Corvus moneduloides isolate bCorMon1 chromosome 9, bCorMon1.pri, whole genome shotgun sequence:
CAAGAATAATTGTCAGTatcatgtttaaaaattacCTGACCTGAGCTACTCTTTGTTTCAGCTCCCAATTCCTTTCTTTCAGTGCTTGGTCCATGTCAAGGAGTTCTTGCTTTTTGTCTTCAATTTCACTCTTGCAATACCTGAAATTCTCATGTGTTTAGTTGCTTAATGCACATTCAGTTGCTTAGCTTCAAGTATCCAGCTTGAAAATCATGAGATCTATTACTTACTTAAAGCATATTACCTTAAATGTGAATTGATTGCAAGGAAACAAACCCAAGTAGAATAATTCTGTTAACTATAGTGCTGGTGGGGATTTCCTATTACTTTCATTATTCAAGTTATTTAATTGGCTATATCAGGattctttaacaaaaaaaagtataattaaTTTGTGGTCAGAAAGGAAACTGGACAATTTGACTGTTCTTACGATTACTTAACAGCTTTAGGATTCAGAAAATAACTTCGgcagattttaaaacagaattccCCCAAAAGAATTCAGCACCACTTTTAGAAGTTAAAAATGAGCTGGGGATCTCAAGTATCAAGTTATCTTATAGCCACAAACCACCTAAAAACTATAGAGAGCTGCtaagaacattaaaaaaccccatccaaacTACTTGCTAGTCTCAAGGAATAGCTAACACAACTAAGTTTTCATGATGGCAGATACCAGCTTACTTGAGCTCAGTTATTAGATCCATGATAGCAATGTTCTTCTCCTCCAGAGAGGACTGTGCATTCTGTAATGCATCTTGCAATTCCTGAAGCTGTGTTAAAGTGATCTTTAATTCTCCACAGGCATTCTGTAATGCAGATTCCAGTTCTGACATTTTCTGTAAGGCTTCCCTGCGGCAAGTCTCAGTTTGAAGCAGCTTATCTTCTAAATCAATCACTATTTTACACACACACCACAAAAGAGAATGTTTAATCATCAGTACATCCAGGTCTTTATGAAACAGCACTACCTAGTAGCACTTGTGGTTGTAATAAATTTTCAGTATCACTATTTTTTAGGACAATCTAGAAAAACAGTGACTACGAAAAAAATTTTATGGTACCTAAGTATTTGCTAGTTTTATTCAGTTCATAATCAACAATTGACTTGAAACATAAGGATATATCTAAAAACATCTGGCTAAGGAGACAGTACAGAGACAATATAGTAACTGAATATGTAGTGCTAAGAAAAGTGCAAGCAGAATTGCCTGTATTTCTCTGGCTTAAAACAAGGGTACAATTAAACTAAATGGAAGAAGTTGGATTGGAAAGTTTGTTATTTCCATAGACTTgtggggttttctgtttgtttcaaagAGCTGCATTTTTGTGAATAGCATACGCTTTTATAAAATCTAAGTGTCTCATTTGACTATCACATTAAGAATCTGCATTACCAATTTACAAGGAAACTACTTATACATTTCACCTGGGGTAAAGATATATACCACAAAAGTGAGAATTTGCAAAAGTAtgttaaaaaatgtttgtgatttttttgggttGTGTGAATGTTGCTcatttgggtttggttttgtttgggcttAAAAAGATTATCATTTTTTGACTCATGTACTTGATTATGAAAcggggggaaggaaaaatgtcTAACACATACAGAATAATTTAATGAAAGGAAGTCTGAGAAACAAAATAGCCAAATTACCCTCATTTGCCTTTTTACTGAGCTCTGATCTTGCTTCTTCCAAAGTGATATCCAACTGATTTATCTGCAGTGCCTTGTTTTCACCATCTCGTTTTAATTGCACTACTTCTTTTTCCAAGCCAGTAAGTTCATTCTTGCACTGATCCATCTCCAATTTAATCTGTCTAATAGAAGCAACCAGAACAAAATGAACCATGGAATAACAAGAGCAACACGCTCTAAGAGAAGTGTTTgtgaataaaatagaaataaaagtcaTGTTAAGTAGGCTTTTCTTGTTATCAAAACTATACTGTAAGACTAGCAAGCTCCTGGAGAATGTACTGTCTACAATTACAAGCAAGTTGACATGCTTATGAATTGAACTGCTTTATGAAGTGCTATCTTAAGGTTAAATAGGTTGCCATGACATGCATTAATTCCATTGGAAAACTGTTCCAGAAACTCATGCCTCTGCTAGTCAGAAGTTTCCCCTCTGATTTGCAGTCAGTGCTCACAGAGAGACTGAAGTGTGCAAGCCCCCAGCTGAAGACCATTTCAGACAGCAGTCTTTCTGATCCATATGTCGTGTGCAGAATACACCTCTCACTTACACTAAACCTACCTGATTGTACAATTAAGTTCATCCACCTTCTGTCTGTTTAAATCTGCTTCTTGAGCAGCTAGGCAAAGTTTCTCCTCCACCTTTCTCAACTCATTTTCTGCACgtgctttctgcttctgaagCTCTTTTTCCAAATTGAATACCTATTTGAAATGGCATTTAAAGAgtactttaaaattatatacCAAAGAAATACACATCCTTGCCTTGCAACTCACATAGGGAGAGTTTTTACACAACAGACTTCTTTATAGTCTGTATGTAATTTAAGACTAAAACTCTGCACATTTGAAAGACTAATAGTTTCTAGTAAATATAACAAGATGCAACTTTCTGAATTTAAATGCACCTCTCCTTAACTGCAGCCTAGGGTTTGATTTTCCAAGTACCTAGCCACTCTAATGCTAGCTAGAATTTTTGATGGCTCAGAACCTGGCTTAAGACAAAACAAGCCCCTAAACTCTTTATTTTAGATACatctaaaataataattatcaACTAGTTAATATATAATTATCAaagttagttagttagttaaTAATAACTAGTTAGTTAATAATTATCAAATAGTTACCAAAgaaatattcagattttataGGTATTATGAAAACATATATAaggcatttaattttctctctataTGTAGACACTTCTCACCATACTGTACCTGTTTTTCAAGTTTAATTTGATTATCTTCCAAGTCCCCATTTCTAATAGTTTCTTCCTGTAACATTTGCTGATAATGATGCAAAGTTTGTTGGAGGAGAATATTTTGTTCATTCATGTCCTGAATATTctgaccttttatttttatttctttctgtaaataatgaagctgaaaagacatttattttccattacaataaaacatttttatttgtacttGCATCAGCTATTCTCTCTTAATGAGCACAGAATCACACTTGTGACTCAATGAAACTTTTGAGTCTGAATTCAGTTGTGTTACAGTTTCAAAAGTACGTAACAGACCTCTCATAATTCATCACTGAGTTGGGCTCAATAAAACAAGGAAAGTACTAACTTCTCAGCCCCAGGTTTTGATTCTTGCTTTCTAACTATAACttgtcagtgttttaaaaacatacataaCCGATTTTTAGTTTCTAAATTACTGaactacttttctttctgccagtcttctttatttctcagaaaGTCCTTGTTTTCCCCTTGAGATTTTGTTCTCAGTCCTCCTCTTTGTTTCTTCCTGCCTATATGGCAATAGTCATTCcaataaaaaagggaattttgagTGCCTAACTTGTTTTATGTTGAATAGTCTGTTTTCTCAGTGGTGAATGCCAGGAGTAACTGTTCCAcggaacaaaaaaaaaaaagaaaaaaaagggaagtgttcttaaaaaaaaaaatcaaaaataaatcaCTAACTGTTCACTCTGAAGAGAAGTAGTGACTGGAACTTATTTAGAAAAACATAAATAGTGGTCATAATTACAAAGCCTCGCTTGCTACACTTGATGTTTCACACAGCATCCAGTCCCTTCATATGCAGTATAAGAACAATAGAATTTAGGGCTTAGGAAGCAGCAGTAAATATCACAGGCTTATGTGTGACACAGACCACAAATTTCCATCAAGTTAAGCCTGTACAGGGTCTAGCAATCTCCACTTGACTAAAGCCTCTCTCAGCAGGTAGGCCAGCACTGACGTGATTAGCCTACTATATAATTAGTTCACccacaaataaaaattcattctAATATTTAAAGTTAactctttcttgctttcatgTAGTAGTGGAAAGTATGATAAAACTCAGGTTCTTGAAGTAAACATTTTCTTATCCTCAGGACTTCTTCCTCATTAAGACAGTTGTAAAACAAATCAATTATGTGCActtaaatttaaattgcaaTAGTGCTCTCTCCATTTTTTCCAAGATAATGCTTTGTTCACATAATTCTGATTTTGCTAGTTCTTTCAACAATTCATTTATCTTGGTGCTTCTTTTCTCTTAACTTATCCAGTGTTTCTTAGTTATGATTTCTCCCTTTACTCTCACAAAATGTATAATCTTTTCCCAGCTTGCTTCCTATTCACAGTTCCTGTTGCAAATTTTGGCTGTTATTTCACAAACTTTTAGATTAAATCAATCATAACAAGTGTTCTCTGGAGTACAGAAGAGTTGTAAAACAACTGTTACCTCTTCAGACctttctttcagctgcttttcaaacatCTCCTTATTTTCTTGTGACTGACTCAAATACAGTGCAACTTCTTCCTTACATAGATTTAGTGCTGACTCAAGTTGTCGTACCTAGGTGAATGCAATAGATTATTTAAAATTGCATGGCATGGTTTGTACTAACTAGTctaaaaattgtattaaaagGCATCTTTGTGTAAAACATCAGAAAAGCTACATTTTTATCGTAGGAGTATAAAACAGTCATGGAAGATTATAGTAaactttaaaactgaaatagtcttcaaaaattaaaagtatttgtgAAATTCAAAATTACAATACTTCAGATTGTGTTTAGATCAGGTGAGACAATCAGTTATGAGAAGATATGCCAGCATTTGTCAGTAGCTagaatttaaaagcaaacagatgGTCAATACCAAAAATGAATCCATCATGTTTTATTACATATAGAACTGCATAAATAAATTTGGAATTATCATCATAGGTGGGCTGACACAcgtttttgaaaaaaaaacactcAGATCTTAATAGAATCCTTCTCAAAAAGTTACCAAGCAGCATGATTTCCCTTTCTGCACTGGGAGACAGTGCCTGAGTTTCAGCAAATGGGAAAGGAAGACCTTTGAGCAGTGTCACCACTGTTAATCTATTTTACACTTTTAATGTTCATTCAGGTTTGAGTAATCTCTAAAAAATACCTTATAACCTTGAACTGATAAAAATTATAACAAACAAACCCCCAGAGATCTTAAGGCACAGTAATTAAGCTTTCTTAACTGTTTAGTTTCAGTGCTAGGATTTCTCATCAATGAGAATTGTACTGAATTTAGCTGCAGCATGACTAATGCTTTCAATTTTGCAATCAGACTGCCAGTTTTCTAAACCATACTGGACTGTGTATCTCTGTCCCCAGCTAATCCAAGAgctttttgaagagaaattacAATGTGTCCTAATTTTAAATCTCTGGAAAACATCCCAAAATACTATAAAACCACATGGATAGAAAATTGGTCCAACATAAGCTCAGAAAGTGCATGAAAACAGCAAAGTCCCCAGTATCTTCTCCCACTGATATCCTGAAGATTTAATACTTTGAAACCTGACTGGGGTAAATCCCCACACAGCACTGGTTTATTAAAATCCCGTTGCAAGTGCTGCACGGAAAATATTTATCAGGCAAACACTAGGAAGAGGTATAGATGGCTAAAAACATGACCAATATTATAGTATCATATATATCTAAAATATATGCCATATATAGACCAAAAGCATATATAACATTAGCTCTGTGAGACAGTGTTGGACTTTAGGAGTACAATAAGCACAACTTTGCCCTATTTGTAACTATAATAATTGCATAAAGCAATTATCCATTGCATAAGCTCTTACTGTAGGTTTCATCAtgcttcttttaattaaaaaaaagaaaacaaatcaaaatgaaacaacagataaaaaagaaatacttcagaTAAATGACTTCTGGAATATTTACTGAGACAGTTTTTCTGTAGAAGATAGAAGGAAATACACCACTACTGCAAACCTTGAAACTATTACTTGAAAATTACAAAGAGCTTACTAActttgattttttcttctgttaactGACTTTCCAGCACCTTCAAGCCTTGATCTTTCTTGACATTTTGATTTTCCATTTCCTgtttttacagatatttttattcaagagaacaaaatatattacattaatataataacagtaatttaataaaaacttaTATTCAGAATCAGGAAAAACCTGCAGATcagtgtatttaaaatacatgttcttGTATAATGTATTTGTGTACATGATACTCTGAAGTGAATTTGGTTGCTGATAGATGTCTCTTCATATTCTTCAGCAGCAGGCATtgttaaaaggaataaaacattaTCGTACTAGAACATTCTTGGTTTTCACCTAGTGCAGGATTGATGCAATCATTCTTTATCCAGATCTCTTTCCTTTCATTAGAGAGAAAAGCCCAAGGGGCAATCCAGAGgcataaagacagaaaatactgaaaggtTATTAAAATTTGTACAATATATAGCAGTAGTAGCAGTAACTGGTGACTACACTAGATTCAGTCAATTACTCAAACAAGAATTAAGAAGCTAAAACATAAACATCTTTCattttccccaattttcccATGTATTTAAGGATatgcttttcattatttttagtcacttgtttgattttcatttaaagaaagtCAAGAGCCAACCTTACCTCTCTGCTTCCTATTAACAGCCCATCCAATGACTCAATGTGATGCTGTTTATGTATAACCTCTTGCTGTAAAACAGatattattttctcttgttcAATGAATTCTTGATGTTTCTTCCCCAGCTGTGTCCGAAGCTGTCCGTAAGTAAATcataatttattgttttaataaGAATTTGTGCATCTAAATATGTCATTCAGTTCTATTCACCCATCATctttataatgaaaattaaatacattccTGCCATTGGCAGTATTGCACAGCCTTAAAACTATCAAGAAATCCCAAGCACTTAATACTTCAAATGAAGGAGAATGAAGGCAGACAGAGTATAATTGTCTGTCACCAGCCAAGACAATAAGACATGCATACATTCCTTAGTAAAAGATGAGAAGTTTCTTGAACAGCTAGAAATAATCACAGTTATATTTCTAATCACATGGAGAAACAGACTTCTTCTCTAGAGACTGAAAAACTACCAACAGTTCTCCCTGAATGCAGATGCTCATATGACTCAGACTGGCCGAGGTTCAGCCAACAAGAGAACATTTTTAGAAGCTGTCGTGCTTTAAACCCATTCACTAGGCACTAAAgctatacttttttttttttcctaactccTTATCTCCTTATTTCTCTTCAGCTGAGCAGGATATGAATATTCCAGAGGGAAAGTTGTATAGCTAGTTAGATGGAAAATGTACTAAAATCAGGGAATGTAGGGAGAAGAAGGAGCTTCTTGACATAACTTTTTAAATGGATGTGCCTCGAAATTACAAGACAAATAAACATAGGAAAAAGTTACCAAGTATAACACTCATACATAGTACCACACGATAAAGGTCTTACTAAGTCAATCTGTTTCTCCAATTCTTTGTGCTGCTCAAAGTGAACcaacttttcattttcaaaagcagaagttaTTTTCTCATGTTCTTCACTGATAGTGGTTTCCAGCTCATGAATGCGTCTGTTTTTaccctgggaagcagcaacaATAAAAGGacttaataaaaacatttagcTGTGATATTAAGCGGTGTTTTATTTGATCATCTAGTTTACAGATTTCATAAAggaacaacaaagaaaatactaaagTTACACAGAGCATGTGTCATCTCAGAGGATGTCACAGCTGTAATAGAAGTATAGAATGTCAGTAAATCCAGCCTCTACAGAGACAAGGTGTCTGTCAAGATGGACTATGGCACAGATAACAACTTCTgacaaaaagaaattcagtgttCATATGTATAGATGGAATCTTTAAAACACCATTTGGAagacttttttatttacaaatctACATGTATGTCGCTGAAACCAAAGGCAATTTTACAGGGCCAGATCTTCATTGCACGTGTGACCacaaggaaaaggcagcatGTTCATTAATAACTTACCACATTCAAAGGCAGggaataaaagatgttttatttcaaacaagattcagtttttaaaacctGTGTTCCCTAAAATCTGCATTGATTATTTAGCAGATCTGAAAGTCTACACATTTTGAATACAGGGAATACTACTGTTAAGTTAAACTTTTATGTCTTGTTACAGAAATGTAGTTTCTCACTGAGAACATTTTACCGTGAGTTCCTGTTCCAACTcagcatttctttctgcagcactggaatAAGCAATAGTCTTTTCTTCCAACTGTTTCTCAAGTGCAGAAAGTTGAGAAGATTTCTTTCTTATCTGAAATTAAATATGGCACAAAACAGCATGTAGACAACTGCTTCAGGtttattcaaatatttgtaTACAATTTCTTATCACCGATTCCATTTTAGCTACTactataatatttttaataaattgtttGGTTGATTTTGTTGATCTATCATCTTTTATTACTTACAGAGAAAGATTCAGGACAGTTTACCTACAATTTATCCAATTAATTATCAGTGAAATAGCTATTACATATTTATAACATTTACATTCATTACTAGGAAATACTGCAAATCCCATTAGCTGAACTCTATAAACCCATTAGCACCAGAATGGAGACATTAGCAATTTAACTTATTCACcctgagaaaagcagaagcttaagttttttcttttgtgtctcTCTGGTAATGGAGTTCATCTCTGGCAACTACACTAGCatttaattaggaaaaatacAATTCCTTCAACATCTACTTCCTAAGATTACCCGTTAATTCAACCACACCAAACCAACAAGACTGTGCACATTTTCCACATAACAAATCAAACTAGTAGCAGAAAAGCCTACCTACTACACCAGctttaaaacagtatttctgagaattaaaaaatcaagGCTGCTATCTAAGTCCTTCTGCTTGCTGAAAAGTTTAGTTTAAAATTTTCTCAAattaatcagattttaaaattattatagcAATTGCAGTTTTTCCATAACTATTGTCTTCACCAGCTTTGATTACTGAACTAAAGAAAAAGTGGCATATTCTTTTCAGTGTCATTAAAAACTTACTTCTCTCTCTAAGCTACTAGTTTTTGAAGCCTTCTTCAATAGGTCTTCCTGTATGATTTGAAACTGACTGGTTCTTTGAGCCATGCTGGTCTTCAAAGCAGAATTCTCATCATCTGCTTTTGTCAGTTTAGTGCGTAactcttttatctctttctggAATTTTTGCCTCAGCTTTTCAAATTGTTTGCTTATAAGTTCCAACTGttgacattttttcctctctcaaagtagaaaaaaaaaatttaaaattaatttataaaagaACATGCAAACCCATAATGTAACTGAAAGCAGAGACTCAcgaaaacaaacaacaaaaaccccaacaatactccaagaaacaaacaaacaaacaaaccaaagacAGCATCGTCATGTAGGTGCCCTGACATAATTTCATGGAGCAGTCCTAACAGCAATGACAGAAGCAATCACAGAAACACTGTGACAGCAGGATACAAAGAGTCAATAAAAATATGGAGACCTTAGCACAAcctgcataaagaaaaaaatacatggttCCATTTCAACACAACTCCTAACTTGGCTATTGCTGAATGAGCAACTTAAGtagcaaaagaaaggaatatgTTGTGTCTGGAGAACATGACAGTTTCCAAGGCAGCAAAATGCTCCCTGTTCAACCAAACCATACCTGTTAGCTCAGAGGTACGTTTCAAAACAGCTATAAAACTAACTTGAATCCCTCCAGaacatttctgttctgtggATTAATTAGACAGAACTGCACAGCTATTTCAGCAAGCTTACCTCCTGGATTTCTGATCAATTTGACAGGCTCCATTTCCAGGTGGCACAACCTGCTGTTTTCTTGTCGTTCATTACGATTACAAAGATGCTCAGCTTCAGTACAGATGGTTAAGTTTGCACAAGGCTTTTGactttctgcttctttcattGCCAGTTTAATGCTATTATAAAAGAGGAGACAACTATTAAACATTCTTTCTACACGTTAGTTCTAATACCGCCTTATTAACTGCCTATTCTTGCCATAGTTCAGTAACCAGAAAGTTATACCTTAGGTCTGCAATCAAAGGTTTACTTGATTCACCACAAGATTCAGAGGTAGCTTCTTTTGTTGAAGAACTCCATAACTGGTGTTTGAAATGGTGCCATTTAAACTAtaaattaacagaaaacaaagatcaATGAAAAATCAACTTTTTATTGCTTCACAGCCTCCTTAATTCATGTGTTATACTGGCATATAACTTTTAAGACAGTATATAACTTTTAAGACATATGCCAGGATGTTAGAAGTTTGGATAAGTCAACCcttaaaattattcaaaacaTAATACACTGTTAAGACTGTGTTAGTTACTCTACCTCTTCAGATGTACTTAAAGACAGCTGAGAAATAATGGTTTCTAATATGTTGAGCTCTTCCCTTGAATCCTCAATTTCTTGACAACATAATTTCAAGTGGTTATGTTGCCGTGCAGTAAGTGCTCTCAGCTCTTCATTTTCACTTATTAGAGCACTTTTCTCTTTAAgtactatttctttttcagaaagttCACTCTCAAGCTTGATGATCTTCTGATCAGACTGACTCAGCATTGATGTCATTTCAGTGTTCTTTGCCTCTAGagctttaatttcttcttttgtgttGTGATTCTCTTCCTTTAATTGCctaaaaagacattaaaaagatATAGCTCAGCATAGAGGATTTTCATTATTAGAAGCAGAGAATTATTAAGGAGACTCAAGCTAATGTAAGGGTGCTCATACACTGCCCATTCCTGCCAAAATGGCCTAAAGAACAACAGTTAAGACAGGAATGTGAGCGTGGACAACGCATGTAAATTTGAATACCCCCAAAATATCTGTGCAGGTTTTTGTCCAAACCTAACAATTCTAAAGACAACCAGCTGATGGTTGTCTTCCCTCATTAAAGCAATGAGGGAATTACCAAAGAACTCCTGAAAAAAAGGGGGGTTCAGCTTGAAATGAAACATACAAGCATAACAACATGTTAACAGTGGGAGTTGGGACAGAGAGCAGTCAAAACCAAGTTTGACTGTTCCATAAGCTGCAGTCAGCATCACAACCTCCACTGAGGCCTGAGTGCGGCCTCCCCATCAGATGCCAAGAGTATCCTTCATTCTAGCTGGGACTGCCACCATGATATGCAAGAGGCAGGGACCCACAGCTGGCAGTGCAAGGGGACGCCCTGGGCGCTGCTCACTGGCAGGTGCATGAGCACCCCACGGGCAGAGCACAGCTACACAGCAAACCAGAGCAGCCACGGAGCCGTCAGGAGCAGCCAGCGACCCAGGGATCAGTGTCCCAGAAGGCTTGATGGGGAGCTTCTTACTGGGAATGAGTGGCAGCAGGTGGGattaaagtgtttaaaaattagTTACAGAAAATAGGTAGAAATGTATTGGTTTGAACTACATGAATTGAGTAGCATATTCACAGTGACATCTGCAACATGCAATTTCTTCTATAATAACTGtgcaaagaatttttaaaagccttt
This genomic window contains:
- the CCDC18 gene encoding coiled-coil domain-containing protein 18 isoform X1, yielding MLPMECSMWTCSKSGADEDLLANVQSLQNQLRRTEKNLQTVEKELSSTSEHYRHCFDEVIDSRLEDFEQLNYNCQGFSSCKKNSGRTSHQDFQRKSKSYSVSTTLDKTVEENEHLQEKLDALHEQNASLTSQNHCLKNRVETMNFELMQSKAKISYLEAALGTHLVSIPKLKEQIVNLEAEVSAQDKILKDAEDRLDQNQKTATEREHMLQRYQKGYKNLKMELIEQSKQGKRAQQQRNEALLNVEELTRAFTKYKAELTEKLEKAKAEDEVLGKRLINCEKEKEELNEKCISYRKDLDILEEQLRQLKEENHNTKEEIKALEAKNTEMTSMLSQSDQKIIKLESELSEKEIVLKEKSALISENEELRALTARQHNHLKLCCQEIEDSREELNILETIISQLSLSTSEEFKWHHFKHQLWSSSTKEATSESCGESSKPLIADLSIKLAMKEAESQKPCANLTICTEAEHLCNRNERQENSRLCHLEMEPVKLIRNPGERKKCQQLELISKQFEKLRQKFQKEIKELRTKLTKADDENSALKTSMAQRTSQFQIIQEDLLKKASKTSSLEREIRKKSSQLSALEKQLEEKTIAYSSAAERNAELEQELTGKNRRIHELETTISEEHEKITSAFENEKLVHFEQHKELEKQIDLLRTQLGKKHQEFIEQEKIISVLQQEVIHKQHHIESLDGLLIGSREEMENQNVKKDQGLKVLESQLTEEKIKVRQLESALNLCKEEVALYLSQSQENKEMFEKQLKERSEELHYLQKEIKIKGQNIQDMNEQNILLQQTLHHYQQMLQEETIRNGDLEDNQIKLEKQVFNLEKELQKQKARAENELRKVEEKLCLAAQEADLNRQKVDELNCTIRQIKLEMDQCKNELTGLEKEVVQLKRDGENKALQINQLDITLEEARSELSKKANEVIDLEDKLLQTETCRREALQKMSELESALQNACGELKITLTQLQELQDALQNAQSSLEEKNIAIMDLITELKYCKSEIEDKKQELLDMDQALKERNWELKQRVAQITQLDMTVHEHKGEMEQQIIQLQCNLEKSELEIKECNKQIESLEKKLQRSKDELRKKEFELLQRDQEINQLKKKIIKENNAA